In Nocardioides conyzicola, one genomic interval encodes:
- a CDS encoding glycosyltransferase family 4 protein, which translates to MTRGGGSPLRVLVVTHEASRSGAPRVAEMVVRTLVGEGYAVSVLSCRPGPLLPEFAALAPTAVALLPRLRRRATRLRWGRRVGRGLDAGCAWVDLRRRRPDLVYVNSGAAAAYVRAARWWPRRRTILHVHESAAVLTDLLAGAGVHQLPDDVELVACSPSVHADLMDLAGRDGHEIALLVSVPDEGRVLALGGRDTTERTTDEVVVGCCGSVEHRKGVDLWLRAAGQVLADLPDRSVRFVWVGDGTPPAGQVDPRIEFAGPSDNPYPAMAAFDIATLPSRDDPFPLVVLESMLLGVPVVAFGVGGVPAQIGDAGVVVRPGDVVGFAEAVRALVLDAEARDVLGDRARRRVLAEFSGTGFERALQEVVAR; encoded by the coding sequence AGGCGTCCCGCAGCGGTGCGCCCCGGGTGGCGGAGATGGTGGTCCGGACCCTCGTCGGGGAGGGGTACGCCGTCTCGGTGCTGTCGTGCCGGCCGGGTCCGCTGCTGCCGGAGTTCGCGGCGCTCGCGCCGACGGCGGTGGCGCTGCTGCCGCGGCTGCGGCGCCGGGCGACCCGGCTGCGGTGGGGGCGCCGGGTCGGGCGCGGGCTCGACGCGGGCTGTGCCTGGGTCGACCTGCGACGGCGCCGGCCCGACCTCGTCTACGTCAACTCGGGCGCCGCCGCGGCGTACGTGCGGGCCGCCCGGTGGTGGCCGCGCCGCCGGACGATCCTCCACGTCCACGAGTCCGCCGCCGTGCTGACCGACCTGCTGGCCGGCGCCGGCGTGCACCAGCTGCCGGACGACGTGGAGCTCGTCGCCTGCTCGCCGAGCGTGCACGCCGACCTGATGGACCTGGCGGGGCGGGACGGCCACGAGATCGCGCTGCTCGTGTCGGTGCCGGACGAAGGGCGCGTGCTCGCCCTGGGCGGGCGGGACACCACCGAGCGCACCACGGACGAGGTCGTCGTCGGCTGCTGCGGCAGCGTCGAGCACCGGAAGGGCGTCGACCTCTGGCTGCGAGCAGCCGGCCAGGTGCTCGCCGACCTGCCGGACCGCTCCGTCCGCTTCGTCTGGGTCGGCGACGGCACGCCTCCGGCCGGCCAGGTCGACCCGCGCATCGAGTTCGCCGGTCCGAGCGACAACCCGTACCCCGCGATGGCGGCGTTCGACATCGCCACCCTGCCCTCACGCGACGACCCCTTCCCGCTGGTGGTGCTCGAGTCGATGCTGCTCGGCGTCCCGGTCGTGGCCTTCGGCGTGGGTGGGGTGCCAGCGCAGATCGGCGACGCCGGTGTCGTGGTGCGTCCGGGCGACGTCGTCGGGTTCGCCGAGGCGGTGCGTGCGCTGGTGCTGGATGCCGAGGCCCGCGACGTGCTGGGGGACCGGGCCCGGCGCCGGGTGCTGGCGGAGTTCTCGGGCACCGGCTTCGAACGAGCCCTCCAGGAGGTGGTGGCCCGATGA
- a CDS encoding glycosyltransferase family A protein, translating into MSVSLVCVFNDPAVREQCLDRSVAGSDPATVELVVVDNTDHRFTTAGAALNHGARLARHDVVAFVHQDVYLHSTSRLLEVAALLRADAGGWGLLGAAGVGPGGEVVGLLRDRVQLIGRSAVEPVEVDSLDEVLFLVEREVVLREPLAEDPDLAWHAYAVEYGVRLRELGLRVGAVDLAITHNSLTVNLARLAEAHHRVAELHPGAVPVRTTCGIVGAEPGWLRSSAVGRRHGWRRRGLAESLVARRARERAGAGRPVLADVRLDVDDIEIVAGERVRVVNVDATGAFSAVAGDPLQLTRRGEPFELVAVHDATDLVAHLRSEMPGPLLCTNLDLDGLARLGAAGLVGGDAVIGIHESDIWLLTGVATDRLPRAWLTGRAVPFSALRPGAAGTQHRGSAGATAASAMALPAPRGGGRGVLH; encoded by the coding sequence ATGAGCGTGTCCCTCGTCTGCGTCTTCAACGACCCGGCCGTGCGTGAGCAGTGCCTGGACCGCTCGGTCGCCGGGTCGGACCCGGCAACGGTCGAGCTGGTGGTCGTCGACAACACCGACCACCGGTTCACCACGGCCGGCGCAGCCCTCAACCACGGTGCCCGCCTGGCTCGGCACGACGTCGTCGCCTTCGTCCACCAGGACGTCTACCTGCACTCGACCTCACGTCTGCTGGAGGTGGCCGCCCTCCTCCGGGCCGACGCCGGCGGCTGGGGTCTGCTCGGCGCCGCCGGCGTCGGGCCCGGTGGTGAGGTCGTCGGCCTGCTCCGCGACCGGGTCCAGCTGATCGGTCGCAGCGCGGTCGAACCCGTCGAGGTCGACAGCCTCGACGAGGTGCTCTTCCTGGTCGAGCGGGAGGTCGTCCTCCGCGAGCCGCTCGCCGAGGACCCGGACCTGGCGTGGCACGCCTACGCGGTCGAGTACGGCGTACGCCTGCGGGAGCTCGGCCTGCGGGTCGGTGCCGTCGACCTGGCGATCACCCACAACAGCCTGACCGTCAACCTGGCCCGGCTCGCCGAGGCGCACCACCGGGTCGCCGAGCTGCATCCCGGGGCGGTCCCCGTGCGGACGACCTGCGGGATCGTCGGGGCCGAGCCGGGATGGCTCCGGTCGTCGGCGGTCGGACGCCGTCACGGGTGGCGTCGACGCGGTCTGGCGGAGTCCCTCGTCGCCCGCCGCGCCCGGGAGCGGGCCGGTGCCGGGCGTCCCGTGCTGGCCGACGTCCGGCTCGACGTGGACGACATCGAGATCGTGGCCGGCGAGCGGGTCCGGGTCGTCAACGTCGACGCCACCGGGGCCTTCTCCGCCGTCGCCGGCGACCCGCTCCAGCTGACGCGACGGGGAGAGCCGTTTGAGCTCGTCGCCGTCCACGACGCCACCGACCTGGTCGCCCACCTGAGGTCCGAGATGCCCGGCCCGTTGCTGTGCACCAACCTGGACCTCGACGGCCTCGCCCGGTTGGGCGCCGCCGGCCTGGTCGGTGGCGACGCCGTCATCGGGATCCACGAGTCCGACATCTGGCTGCTCACCGGGGTGGCGACCGACCGCCTCCCGCGCGCCTGGCTGACCGGCCGGGCTGTCCCGTTCAGCGCGCTGCGGCCGGGAGCGGCCGGGACCCAGCACCGGGGCAGTGCCGGCGCCACCGCCGCGAGCGCGATGGCGCTCCCGGCACCGAGAGGAGGTGGACGCGGTGTACTTCACTGA
- a CDS encoding O-antigen ligase family protein encodes MRRAKQWFAGVPQLPALAFLSAYVVLLLVVPAQLVFRPLGAPGTLANMVGLGALLWWCGARVGGLTPRRRSPVRLLLGGVTIAVLAAYVSGMLAGWYAPSNMRQGTDDVWTLVFPTVSQVHVAMVTAADRGLLSFGAWLGVALLAADGLRSWRDLDVLVRVLCWTTTVYSAVGIYQFYTGTNLAAYIQVPGLSANAVVGASLTRSVLERVSSTASHPIEFAVVVACVLPLALHLAIHRRRRRDLLPVLVLGFAMPLAVSRSGILAVGLALIIMFAYWPPAVRRRSLLIGPLAVVALRVAVPGLVGTIYSLFRGIATDPSVTGRTDDYGVVIALYQDQPWFGRGLFTFVPGYYRILDNQLLMVLVELGAVGLVAVLLLYVGSFGSALGARRRALSPRDSHVSLALAASIAGMLAASATFDAWGFAQAAGLTFLLFGLAGAASRLSHEDRSAAAPEGRVRELQGVRGA; translated from the coding sequence ATGCGGCGCGCTAAGCAGTGGTTCGCGGGAGTCCCTCAGCTCCCGGCGCTGGCCTTCCTCAGCGCCTACGTGGTGCTGTTGCTCGTCGTTCCGGCCCAGCTCGTCTTCCGCCCGCTCGGGGCCCCGGGGACGCTCGCCAACATGGTCGGCCTGGGCGCCCTGCTCTGGTGGTGCGGGGCCCGGGTCGGTGGCCTCACTCCGCGGCGGCGCTCCCCGGTCCGGCTCCTCCTCGGCGGGGTCACGATCGCGGTGCTCGCGGCGTACGTCTCCGGCATGCTCGCCGGCTGGTACGCCCCCTCCAACATGCGACAGGGCACCGACGACGTCTGGACCCTGGTGTTCCCGACGGTGAGCCAGGTCCACGTCGCCATGGTGACGGCCGCCGACCGCGGGCTGCTGAGCTTCGGCGCCTGGCTCGGGGTCGCGCTCCTGGCAGCGGACGGGCTCCGCAGCTGGCGCGACCTCGACGTCCTCGTGCGGGTGCTGTGCTGGACCACCACCGTCTACTCCGCGGTGGGGATCTACCAGTTCTACACGGGCACCAACCTGGCCGCCTACATCCAGGTCCCGGGTCTCAGCGCCAACGCCGTCGTGGGGGCCTCCCTCACCCGCTCGGTCCTCGAGCGTGTGTCGAGCACCGCCTCGCACCCCATCGAGTTCGCCGTCGTGGTGGCGTGCGTGCTCCCGCTCGCGCTGCACCTCGCGATCCACCGGCGCCGACGCCGCGACCTGCTGCCGGTGCTGGTGCTCGGCTTCGCCATGCCCCTCGCCGTGTCCCGGTCGGGCATCCTCGCCGTCGGCCTCGCGCTGATCATCATGTTCGCCTACTGGCCGCCCGCCGTACGCCGGCGGTCGCTGCTGATCGGTCCGCTGGCCGTCGTCGCGCTGCGCGTCGCCGTGCCCGGGCTGGTCGGCACGATCTACTCGCTGTTCCGGGGCATCGCCACCGACCCCAGCGTCACCGGCCGCACCGACGACTACGGGGTCGTCATCGCGCTCTACCAGGACCAGCCGTGGTTCGGCCGAGGTCTCTTCACGTTCGTCCCGGGCTACTACCGGATCCTCGACAACCAGCTGCTGATGGTGCTGGTCGAGCTCGGTGCCGTCGGCCTGGTGGCCGTGCTGCTGCTGTACGTCGGATCCTTCGGCAGCGCCCTCGGCGCGCGGCGTCGTGCGCTCAGCCCTCGTGACTCCCACGTCTCGCTGGCGCTGGCGGCGTCCATCGCGGGCATGCTGGCGGCATCGGCGACCTTCGACGCCTGGGGCTTCGCCCAGGCCGCCGGCCTCACGTTCCTGCTGTTCGGGCTCGCCGGTGCCGCCTCCCGGCTCTCCCACGAGGACCGGTCCGCCGCGGCACCTGAGGGCCGCGTCCGCGAGCTCCAGGGGGTGCGCGGTGCGTGA
- a CDS encoding glycosyltransferase family 2 protein: MRERVVVVIVTFNSARVLPGLLDSLPLGLEGADWSLVVADNDSADETVALVHRLAPGATVVEMGRNAGYAAGINAAVRAAGDFGAVLVLNPDVRLAPGCVRELLGVLDATGAGICVPRLEDSRGELILSMRREPTLLRAYADALLGAGRAGRVGALGEVVSDPGRYDVPGSPDWAEGSTQLIGAACWRACEGWDETFFLYSEETDYHLRARDRGFAVRYVPTARAVHLEGASASSPRLWSLLVANRLRLFRRRHTPAGAALFWLASLLREGSRSVLGHAIARSAVRVLVRPSLLAAPRGPEWLERV; the protein is encoded by the coding sequence GTGCGTGAGCGCGTGGTCGTCGTGATCGTCACCTTCAACAGTGCCCGGGTGCTGCCCGGGCTCCTGGACTCGCTGCCGCTCGGGCTCGAGGGCGCGGACTGGAGCCTGGTCGTTGCGGACAACGACTCCGCCGACGAGACGGTGGCCCTCGTGCACCGGCTCGCGCCCGGTGCGACCGTGGTCGAGATGGGCCGCAACGCGGGCTATGCCGCGGGCATCAACGCGGCCGTTCGGGCGGCGGGCGACTTCGGCGCCGTGCTCGTGCTGAACCCCGACGTACGGCTGGCACCCGGGTGCGTGCGGGAGCTGCTGGGTGTCCTCGACGCGACCGGCGCGGGCATCTGCGTGCCCCGGCTCGAGGACTCCCGGGGTGAGCTGATCCTCTCGATGCGTCGCGAGCCGACGCTGCTGCGGGCGTACGCCGACGCGCTGCTCGGTGCGGGCCGGGCCGGTCGGGTCGGCGCCCTCGGCGAGGTGGTCTCCGACCCCGGGCGGTACGACGTACCCGGGAGCCCGGACTGGGCCGAGGGGTCCACGCAGCTGATCGGTGCCGCCTGCTGGCGGGCGTGCGAGGGCTGGGACGAGACGTTCTTCCTCTACTCGGAGGAGACCGACTACCACCTGCGGGCGCGCGACCGGGGCTTCGCCGTCCGCTACGTGCCGACGGCCCGGGCGGTGCACCTCGAGGGGGCGTCCGCGAGCTCGCCCCGGCTGTGGTCCCTGCTCGTCGCCAACCGCCTGCGCCTCTTCCGCCGCCGTCACACGCCGGCCGGCGCGGCGCTCTTCTGGCTGGCGTCGCTGCTCCGCGAGGGGTCCCGGTCGGTGCTGGGCCACGCCATCGCACGCAGCGCCGTCCGCGTCCTGGTCCGGCCGTCGCTGCTGGCCGCTCCCCGCGGCCCCGAGTGGTTGGAGCGGGTGTGA
- a CDS encoding polysaccharide deacetylase family protein: MTTRTVNLCFHGIGVPDRTLEPGEAPYWISADLFHAVLDEVVGRDDVRLSFDDSNASDVEIGLPGLLDRGLRATFFVLAGRFGSRGSLDHDQVRLLAESGMEIGSHGMDHVPWRGLDDARRRRELVDARDRIGSVVGRAVDEAALPLGRYDRALLRELRDLGYTKVHTSDRAQARENAWLQPRFSLVGTDTVASVRTDALGRQPARRRVQGAATRLVKRLR, from the coding sequence ATGACGACTCGTACGGTCAACCTCTGCTTCCACGGGATCGGGGTGCCCGACCGGACGCTCGAGCCGGGCGAGGCGCCGTACTGGATCTCCGCGGATCTCTTCCACGCCGTGCTCGACGAGGTCGTGGGACGCGACGACGTCCGGCTCAGCTTCGACGACAGCAACGCCTCCGACGTCGAGATCGGCCTGCCGGGCCTGCTCGACCGCGGCCTGCGGGCGACGTTCTTCGTCCTCGCCGGGCGGTTCGGCTCGCGGGGCAGCCTCGACCACGACCAGGTCCGCCTGCTCGCCGAGAGCGGGATGGAGATCGGCTCGCACGGCATGGACCACGTCCCCTGGCGGGGGCTGGACGACGCCCGGCGCCGCCGCGAGCTGGTCGACGCCCGCGACCGGATCGGGTCGGTGGTCGGTCGGGCCGTGGACGAGGCCGCCCTCCCCCTGGGTCGCTACGACCGGGCGCTCCTGCGGGAGCTCCGCGACCTCGGCTACACCAAGGTGCACACCAGCGACCGCGCCCAGGCGCGGGAGAACGCGTGGTTGCAGCCGAGGTTCAGCCTCGTCGGCACCGACACGGTGGCCTCCGTCCGCACCGACGCCCTCGGTCGTCAGCCAGCACGTCGCCGCGTCCAAGGCGCCGCGACCAGGCTGGTCAAGCGCCTGCGCTGA